Sequence from the Zeugodacus cucurbitae isolate PBARC_wt_2022May chromosome 2, idZeuCucr1.2, whole genome shotgun sequence genome:
GCTTCTGATGTGGCGACACGAGCTCCTCGAAAACGAGCAATATTTCAATGATGAAGTCCTGCAGCTCAAAACGATTGTTCAAATGCTTCACGAAGGTTTCGTAATGTGCCTCATCCATGCGCTGCAATATGCCCAACATTATGGCTACCAAATTACCCACCAATTGATTTTCGCGATCGAGCGCGTGCGACGTCTTGATAATGGTGCGCAGCAAGATGAGCATTAAGTCGCGCACATCGTTGTGTGTCTTGCCGATGTCCTGGCGGTACAGCAGACGCAGTATGTTGTTCATGATGACGATACATTCGTTCACCTGTTGCGAGAGTTGAAATGGCGTAGAAAGCGATATTAATATTgagtaacatatttatgattagTAAGAAATGAAACATAACCTAACTTTAAGcgctttatattttaattttttttaacagctCTAATAACTGCTTGTAATACTGTTATTAAAttatcatataatttattttaaataaatttatttgaagttgAAGTGTGTTTCATATTTGACATAACCTAAAAGACCTTATTAACCAtcaacttttacaaaaaaacggtaCGTTTTCATAAGCTGTATTTGAAATATGTGTTTTTTATACTTCATAAATTCTCAAatctactttatacatatatatttttaagaatattttctttatacaattgcaataaaatatttttctagatagcgaaaatttattttatatttctaaccaaaattttaaatatacatcagcattattaatataatattttagcaTTTAAGAGAGATGAAATGTAATGATTATATTTTGGAATACAATACAGAAATCAAAAAGAAAAGTTTATATAGaattagagttgccacctatcgtaaaaaataaatatgagaaaGATATTACAAAATGTGTCCAGCTCAAGTaagataataaagaaaataattcgaaaaaaaatttcgaaaattatacaACTTGTAGCTATAGAGTTGCCACTAGTCAAGtagatataaattaatattttacaaaacatGTGTTAAATATAAGTTTAAGAAAACTTTCCCGGTAGTTCTTTTTGGACAAATTTGAGAAAAGAGTTGCCATGTGTGAACAATTCAAACTaagtaaaattataacaaaaatttggTGACAAAGTTTAAGCGAAAATTCGAGCGCAATTCTAACGGTTTGGAATATTATTACTTTGCAATATTTATTGTGTCTGGTGTTAtagctatttttatactctcgcagcaaagttgctaaaagggtattatagtttcgaagtatttggtacagaggattaTACTAGGGTGCGGCAGATTTGGatgttttggatattttttactGGGCGTCGCCCAGTTAtagctcaaaaaccatatctcagaaattgggtatataatattttcttgacaacctgatgacacggatgaaaaatgggcgaactCGTTTTAAAACCACGAGTTCTTCacaaaaaactcaattttgaattgtaTCTGATACACATGAGGAACCAATGCGACATCACTTGCGGGAAAATTGTCGTTATCGGACTATACCTTTTCAATATCCTGgatatcgaacaagaagaactcagcgcctatgggtaattttttaccgaacatatcggtaaatctctcagatattttaatttaattcagggagaatctttttcttcgaATAGTGCGTCTCTGTATCAGTAATGTTTAAAATcaagtcataacttcccctagatcccaaatacctaattataggtatttcaaataaaaaaactattaatatgTGAGGTATCTTAGTAGtaaattaaggcagtagtctgctttacaggcttcaaaaaatcgatttttttgttttgttttaaatctcttccaaaactatccaagaatatgtctttaaaattccagaggccaattcgacatattttcgaagctagagcagttttagtggccgagcgtcgagcaggtgcgaatgctcaggcagacctttaaagcgcgttttctcgagtgtTAGATAACGGTgacggcgatagcaaaaagaatatatatatatatatatatttggcgtaggaaccgctttaagcgattatagccgaatccaccagagcgcgccactcattcctcctttttgctttttggcgccaattggaaacaccaagtgaagccaggtcactttgcacttggtctttccaccggagtggaggtcgtcctcttccgcggcttcctccagcgggtactgcatcgaatactttcagagctggagtgttttcttccatccgtacaacatgacctagccagcgtagccgctgtctttttattcgctgaactatgtcaatgtcgtcgtataaatcgtacagctcatcgttccatcgcctgcggtattcgccgttgccaatgtttagaggaccaaaaatcttgcgcaaaacctttctctcgaaaaccccaagagtcgtctcatcggatgttgtcatcgtccacgcttcagcgccatacatcaggacgggaataatgagcgacttatagagtttgattttggttcgtcgagagaggactttacttttcaattgcctactcagtccaaagtagcacctgttggcaagagtgattctgcgttggatttcaaggctgacattgttggtgttgttaatgctggttcccagataaacgaaattatctacaacttcaaagttatgactgtcaacagtgacgtgggagccaagacgcgagtgcgccgactgtttgtttgatgacaggagatatttcgtcttgtcctcattcaccaccagacccatacgcttcgcttctttatctagtctggaaaacgcagaacaaacggcgcggttgttgcttccgatgatatcaatatcatcggcatacgccaggagctgtacactcttgtagaagattgtaccctctctatttagttctgcagctcgtattattttttccagcaatagattgaagaagtcgcacgatagtgagtcaccctgtctgaagcctcgtttggtatcgaacggctcggagaggtccttcccgatcctgacggagcttttggtgttgctcaacgtcagcttacatagccgtattagttttgcagggataccaaattcagacatcgcggcataaaggcagctccttttcgtgctatcgaaggcagctttaaaatcgataaaaagatggtgagtatcgattcttctctctcgggtctttaaaaattaaattatcttctatttgaacaaaagtattatttaaactacttgttttacaacttaaagtaaattttttttttcttaacttcgaaaaaatttggaattttataacttcttcggtatttttttagttcataaagaaaataaacttataaaaatttaaaaacaaaattggttcgactgtttcagatgcatcgcacgacctccatcaccggcaccgatttacatgtgcagactccaggcgctccagaaaaatacttacaactttgaaaaaatttcaatattttttaataataaatattgttttttaagccttaaatatagtacaccatcgtcttaaaattccgtttaccgcaatcatttccttccctttcaaaaaaaattgctgtaaaaacgctttttttcggcttctaaagcaaaGCTGccttaagtgagcatatattattggatatagtgtaccttggtggtaaaAACGAGAGAAAtagattcaggaattacctcagccctcacatactatatatgataattttcgttattctaatggactttattccgaatatatgggtcaaattgtgtgttatcttaataaaagtatatcaataaataaaataataacaataaaaagagtataaaatgtccttttcttacttgtttaatcTACATACTGAATCTAACCctacttaacttcaaaaacACCAGACGAGTTTAAATAACATTGGTGTGGCTGTGATCGTAATAGCTCAGTAACGaaactattttttcaaatactgaacctagtttttaaatatttcaaagtatGACTGCTAGtccatataagaaaaaaaatattataaataatttgaactATTATAATATACgttttaaatacttaattaatGCTAATTTATCACCGAAAGACCTTaatctaaaatttcaaataaatattgtaataaactGTAATTTCTGTAATGTTATATAAAACGAGTTATGCAGTTTTCAAAGTTAAACATCACTTATTACACTTACAACTATTTAATTAAGCGCTAAAACAAGTAAGCACAGTTTAAATAAAAGGCAAAGCTGACAAAACAAGTTGAAGAAATAAtagatttttcatttaatttcaataactatggattatatataataagCGGCTAAGGACAATAGTAACAAAATACTATGcgctagatacatacatatatatatatataaatgtatatataatatataataaaagcaTTTGGCATCGGTTACTTGATTGTTTACCATTAAAGCTGACAGTACTTGCTGCAAGTGTGtttgaagttttaaaataaataaaaaaaaaactgaaaataaacgCGCCAAGTGCCACATTTCACAGTTACGTAATATTATAtaagtgtgtttatatgtatgtgtatactatTTACTACTAAAGCTTAATTTCCTATTTGCccaggatatacatatgtatgtatgtatgtttgcttgtgTGGTGAAGAAAAGTGGACGAAGGCACTTACAAACACACGTACGGCTAAAttgtaatagaaaataaatgaaaagtacAAACAAAGTGTTTAATGGAGTTACAATGTAAgcttcaaacaaaaacaaaaaaaatagaaaatagtgaATAAATCCACACACAACCAACCCTGACACCTGCTGTGTTTGTGCGGCTGGACTTGGAACGCTTTTGTGTATGTGTtacttagtgttgttgttgctgttgcttttgtctATGACTTAAATGTATtaccgtgttttttttttttaatttaattcaatttaaatttgtttactgttgttgttgttggtttttgtttttatttatttattgcttttgttttgcatttaacTGTAATTGATTGTTGATTTTTACCTTTTGTTTGGCAGTTGTTTCACGTGTGTGCAGATCGGATTTTAACTGTCCGAGGACTTTAGCTGCTTTCGAGAGATTCTTTTCTTGTTGCCATATATCAGATTTCGTGTCACCCTAGACAAGTCGATACACAAACATTTTGCAGAAAGCGAATAATACACAAAAGTGTTTCAAATATGTAGATTAACGAACGAACGAATGGTAAAAAAcgtaaaacagaaaaaaaatagtacagagatgaatacaaaaaaaaaacagagaacAATGTACAGAATATATAGAGGAATGTGTAGTTgtgtgcatgtttgtatgtgagtCAGTTACTATCGAAGGATTTCGATTTGTGATTTGTTCTTTCAGTGCACCAAGtgctagtgtgtgtgtgcgttagtGACACACTTAAATGCAAATTGTAGTTTCTgctttgagaaaaaataaaactttttttgagctaaaaacgaaaaaatacaacaaaaaatatattttaaattagagATATTTATGTGCGGTGAACCGTGTAAACATTCCAATGTGTGGAGGTGAGTAACGTTTTTATTGTCGCCACCAACGGTGTATGTAGTTACAATGTGATTGCAAAAAGAAAGAGCGGTAACTAGTTActagtaattgaaaaaaaaattaataaattgcacaCAAACGAAAATGAGTATTGAAACTATAACCAAGTTTTATGTATGAATTACatgaatgtatatatctatgaatatatgtatgtatgtatgagttacAAGGATGCATGTGAGAAATGAGTTTACGATTTTTGTGTATAATTTAGATTTAATGTTGTGATATATCGgtgatggtgatgatgatgatggtgatggGTGATGGGTGTTGGCAAACGTGAAGACGTCTATAGATAATGTGATTTTTGCTAGAGTACACTACACTGCGTGCACAACAACTACACCAAACAACGCAGATAAaacacataaacaaaaaaacatttacacCCCAAATATGGATGGACTAAAATAATGGAGactgagaaaaaaaatatttgtggaaaagaaaaaaatagtaagaTTTTACAATCATCGAATCGGAGGTAATATTGAACTAAAAaggttttcgaaattaaaaaaatatcatgaaattcaaaagaaatcaaaaaacattCTAAAGAAGAGACACTAAGTAAACTTTTTAACATATTAAAGTCATAGATTtctaacataaataaagttttgcaaaagtaaaaaaaagaataattcaaacTCCTTTTATATGGGCAACTTTGACTATCAGAATTCTTGGATCTATCTATAGCACTGCTTGAGCATGTACCCATTATAAgaacttaggttaggttaggtttagtgGTTGTCtgtcgacgcacctaggcctttgagAGGCCTATTATGACATAAGAAGAACTCACTAATTCAAAACTATGCAGTTTCACCCTAAAACGttgtaattaaacaataaatgcttcaaaaattgcatacttttaggcgtggaaccttattattgaaaattatcaaCGTGAATTAAGACTTTATGAAGATTTGAGCTTAGCAACTATCAaaagaatttattataaaacaaagaaTGAACTGTTATTGTGAATTTTTCCAATCAATCATAAGGAAAAACACAAAACATTGCTATCTCaggaaaaaatgtttaatactaaaaataaacattCTAAAAGTCGAAAGATAAATCTGGGTtcaaagataaaaataataatatctttCAATATCGCTTAAAGTAATTATAAAATTCCTCAGCTATTAATTTTAGACTAGCCTAAACTAAGAATATTTTCGTAGAACCTTCATTGTATACAATCAAATTGTGCAAATTGCTATTTACAGtgttttccatgaaaaatttcCCAAACATGTGAATTaacttagaaaatattatagCAATATCATTATTAACTATATATAACATTCCATTGAAGTAGAGCATcggagcacacatacatacatgtgtatgtatatagcacATTTGTGAAACAACTACTAAACATTTACAAAttcttttttggtaaaaataaatacaaatgtaaatatttataaacaaatcgaaaacgtgttctttaaatataatttcaaaattagtgCACTCGCTAAACATGCCAATCAAAAACGCAAAataaactatttgaaaaaaaaaatacagaaattattttaaaaacaggCACAAACACggacataaaaacaaaaacaaaacatgcttaaataaatatacaaatttcatacgACGAGCTATTAAGTTATACAGATATGCTTACTATAGTACAACACTTTAcatattagtaaaaaaaattatacaattaattttttaaaatgcctGCATACATTAATTAAACTCGCAAATTTACAACATTGACGCTGTAAAGTAAACATTTCGTGATATTTCTTTGgtaataatgaaaatgttatattaatatgaaatttttatattgtttttttcatGAATCTTAACAGTTATGCGCGAGACGTTTTAGTGACAagtcgaaattaaatttcattaagtaaaatttcataattaaattatttttataaattaactgATGCAAAGAAAGCAGTAAACGCATGTCATTAGTTTACTTAGATGAACGAacagacatatttatgtaaCGGTAATGTTAAAGTTAACGGGCATTATATGTATGAAGAACACCTTACGCGAGCCAAtgttataatttgtattttgcttTTTAGGCGAAAAGTAAGTAtggataaattaatttaaacacaaatgcaAAGGAAATAacgaaacacaaataaaatgggAAATAAAATATGCTTGTAAATACCTCTTCTTTGCTCTCGAGCCGATCCTTGATGTGATTGCAGAATACAGGCAGTAGCACAGCGCGACAATCAGGTGAGAGGAAGAGTTTGGAATCGACAAAGTCCTTAATGCAACCCATTTTGGATTGCGTTAAGCGGCGTGGTGGGAATTGACGCAAGATGTTGACAATCACATTACTGTAAATAACGGtacattaattataataattttttaataaaataattttaaacaaacctTAGGCGCACTTCATCAAACACCGCCATCAGATCCGTGGCAATGATGTGCAAATTCTTAAGCAACGCGCCTTCGGACTTCAGCAAGTCAGTGGGGCAGGCAATCATTTTGATGAACATCTCCAGTAGTTCTAAAAAGGTGTGGTTATGttaaataattcttataaataaatagcaaattaaCTCTCACCATGCAGCTTATTGGCAAAATCATCGTAATCCGAATTGCCATTGATGGCCGCGAAGAGCACACGTGAGCGTATAACGAATTTGATTACATAATGCAGATATCTGGTGGTCTTATATAGACGCTTCACCTCCACACGCTCCTCAATCTCAATGCCATCAGCTGATTTTTCCTTTGGTTCGATGGCTTCTCTGATGTTCTTTTGCAGCACATTAATTAGCTTACTGCAAATttaggaaaaataatattttattaaaataaaattttataaaaaaaattagtttaataaaaaaaaattattattaaaatatttaataaaaaaaaaattaattaagtaaaaaataaaaaaataaaaattttttattaaaacaataaaaaaaatatttatttataatattttttttttttttttgataaaaagtaaaataaaaagcgCCACCAACCTATAAGCCAGCGTCGCTGAGAAGCTCTCATTTATGTACACATCCAAAACCGTTAGGAAATGTTGATATTTCAGATCGGATACGGTTTCAATTAAGTGTATAATACTCATGAATACCAGCTGATCGTAGCGTTCGGGATCGTCATTTTCAACCTGAGGAAGGAATAGAAATTTTGAGtgtcataaaaacaacaaaaaaacgtaAAGTCAAAGTTTTGCTTACCAAAATGTTGAATAAAGCGTCGAGTATGTCCTGCAAAAATTTCACCACTTCTTCGCCGGGCACATTCGAAAGCGCATTCAAAGACTCCTCCAGTGTTTCCTTATGCGCAGACCAGTTCAACAAGCCCAATAGACTCACTAAAAGTTGTttgaaggaaaatttaaaaaaattaaattaaataaatgaaattttaaaaatattcattatcaaGCCAAAAGAGGCTTAAGGACCACcctgtaatttttgaaaaacaaatttcatgaTAATTACCGCTTTGTGTCAGTTTTGTGCTGCATAAATTCACGCAAATCGTGAGTTGATCCTTGGGAAATAGCGACAAACCGCCTAGGGATGGCTTGGCGCCTTGCAATTCACCAACCGTCGCAGGCAATTCCATGTAAACATTGGCATTGTTCTTGTCATACTTCTTGTGGTCCATCTTGTACACTGCCAGGTTATGTTGTCCTTGCTGTTAATATTcagaatgaaatataaaaaatattttattataatatatattatgagTTATGAGGGTATTGACTTACCAGTATTGTCGTGCCGTTGTCCTGCATTAGTTTAACATATGACAAGCCAAAGGGTTTCTCCGATTTGTCCTTTTGTTCGTTGGAGCTGCGATGCttgaaaatgaatttcaaatGGCACTGTTTGAATTCGTCTATGGGCACATGGATCTAAAGAAAGGAgacacattttaataatatatcgaaaattttcacaaatatttgcgCTCCCACCTTGAAGGTCTCCAGCCACTTGGGCTTATCGTCGTGATAGTACACCACCGACTTGTATTCGTCAATGGGTGGAAGCCCGGCGCCGATGCTCATCACACCGGGCACCACTTGCCCCTGTTCATTGCACACATACACCGTCACCTCGACATTCTTCTCCGATGTCTTCGCAATGCGCGCAAACTCACCACCACAAAGTGTCAAATACAGATCATTGCGCACATCGCCGGGCAATATCACCTCGGGGAAACCCATTTTACGCGCCAACGGCACATTTGTGTGTAGCAAACGTGGGAAATCctctttaatttgtttaatatcaCCTTGCAACACCTCAATGGTCACAGCCATTTTCGAATCGATCTTGCCAATATCTTTATTAGCGATCAATTTGCGCAGCGTGCCATCTAGCGTGTCCTTTTCGCACAGCATGAATGGCAAGTCCAGATTACCACGGAAGTCTTCTGGCTTATGTAATATGGGTGTGAGATCTTTGCAGGCGACACCGAATGGACGTCGCATTATATATTCGGTGCTATTAAATGAACCACTCGAACTGATCGAGAGTTGTGAGTGTTTCTTGCTCGATGGCGTTAACATGGCTGTGGTTATACTGGCGCGTTTCGAATCATGATCCTTCATTTCCATGGCACCAACGCGTACCGCATAGCCTACAAGATACATTTTCGGTATGCTCAGATCGGCTTTGCTGAGATCGGTGAAGAGTACACGATTATTATCGAATTGATCGATATCACGTGCTATGCCGGTGCGTGACCATTTCACCACATAATTTTCGCTTATCGGCTTATGTGTTTCGCCGTCGAATAGTGTGAAGAGCAGATCGGAGTCCTCTTGGAACTTGCACACGAACGCGTTCACATGCAGCAATATGTTGTGCGAGTATTTGTTGAGTGGGCGTGGTGAACGTTGAATTGTTTGCGGACGCTGTGGGGAGAGTGGCGTGGAATTGGTTTTAAAATGTgagaattttaatacaaaaaaaatataaattaaaatttaaaaaatgtcatCTAAATAATAATTCTTTTCTATTATAGAAAtgagttgaaaatatatataaattttataaatattggtaATGCTAGACTTTTTAGggaattttgtacaaaataatcgaaaattGGTCCATTCCACACAGCAAAGATTTTTTAATGACCTGATGTTCTTACTATGTgtgccttatgtttttggggtcgcctAATCCGAATTACTTTTAACCCAATCAGATCAGTGTTTTGACATAACCCTAGAAAACCAATATAATGGACAGCGTTTATAAAACTTTATCGGAATCGCTTGAAATTTGTTACTAGGGGATTTTCGGGGTCGCTGGTTACGAATCCGATGTCGgttttaaaaagttcaaaatggCAGATCCAATATGACGGATGCTAGTttttaaactattaaaaattaatcggAATTGCTCGTAACTCGATACTCAGGGGTTGTTGAGGAcactaattacaaaaaatatttaaaaaataatatatttttgtgataaattttctagtaataaaaaaaacaatgcgAATCGATTTTTAATGTTTGAGGTTAGGGACAGTACTATAGTGGTGAAAATTAGAGTAAAAATTCAATACGTGCTTAAAGTCGATTTTtccgttatttattatttttaatacagtAGCTACGACCTTGGCAAGTGCAATAACTCGAAAGAAGCAACAGCTCGGTCTGGGGTTTCTTTATTGTGGTTACAGAGAAcgagtaaatatgtttatactaAACTGCATAAACGACAGCAAAAAAAGATATTTctgaataaatacaaataaaacctACATTCGCTTTGAAAATGCGGTCCTGCGCATTCATATGATGCTCATACAATTCCGTTGTGCATATCGCATTCGTATCCAATATGTCGCCGTTTTCATCACGCACCACCATATCTAACCCCAGCAGACTGTTTCCTGTGTCGATTTGCGATGTGGCCATCAGCTTCACTTTACGCATCTCGTCCACAGGCAAATTGCCCGATATGAGCAATGCGCGATTGTTATTCAACTCGAACATTTTTGCGCGTATGGAATTAAAGTCGCAATGTGTGAcctgcaaatgaaatgaaatgaaacataaatgatttatatgaattacagcaacaacaattattatagTAGAACGAGAGTGAAGGCTTAAATTAGCTTTTTTGGAAGGAAAttaatgtgtttgtgtttgaaaaataacggtTATACTCACCAAAAAATACTGTTTCAATATGGAACCCCATTCCAATAGAACTTTGGTGATTTCCTCAACGATCTCTGTACGTTTGATGCAATACTCACCATTGACGATTGTGTAATCGCACAGATGTATGTAGCTTTTCGGAAATATGCCGCGTTGTTCTTTATGCCTGCAagaagaaaacaataacaaatatttattaaagaaaaaaaataaagaaatgcgaatggaaaaaataactgaaattaaaaataactgcGTTAATAAATATGGAAGGAGGCAATTAATAAAGCGCGCAATGACAAGCATGGGAAGACAAGATTCGTTCGCAGTTTATgaccaaataaatacaaacgcacacacatacataaggcATAATGAATGGTTCTTGTATTCATGTGGACATATGTTTGTCTGACATAAATTCATACATCGTGTGGCGCAATTCTTGATGGATTGctaagtagaaaaaaatacgTGCAAATAAACGCCATAAAAACAAGAATCAACTAAACtattaaccacaacaacaacaatggcagcaATAAAAGCGTCACAGACAAATGACAAATATGGGCACAAATTCTAACGAGTGTCATCGGCCAACTATATATTTAACTACATGCTGAACGAAAGGCGTTATAAGAAAGCCTGCCACAGACAAAAATGTTGTAGAAAATTGTGCTCTAACGACAGGAGGGGCAAACGACATAACAGATAACAATTATTAGATTGTTAGCTTATAGCTTGATGAAACCACTAAGTAGAGATCCGCCAGTAACTCGTTCGCGGCAATCaagtacacacacaaacaaacataaacatacGCATTTTGCAATGAATGACTGgctttcatgaaaaaaggtaattttttaattatcgcatatgtatatcggtatttattttactttattcggTTCCCTGCAATTGTGGTTATAAGTTCGCTTTACTTTGAATTCGACGAGTTTGCgcgtaaaatgtgaaatttaccAATGACTGTATGGTACTTTCGCAGAAAAAAAGTCTTagggtaataaaataaaatacacaacaCACTTACATAGATATATAAGCACGTACTGGCGCACAAAAAGCGGTTCATTATTTTTTCACGCGCTAAGGTTACGGTCATTAACCGAAGAATTGTTTTTACATACTCCAAATGAAGCTGACCAAAACAAAAATGACTGGTCGAGTTGTTTAGGCGTTAGAGGTGCGAAGCGGTGtagaagaaaatagaaaatatgtaaTT
This genomic interval carries:
- the LOC105218959 gene encoding dedicator of cytokinesis protein 1 isoform X6, with the translated sequence MTSTIAATTPVWKEANSKHAFGIAKCNFDQEDKPHRLSLDVGDSVVILKDTTHWYYGYKQRHKEQRGIFPKSYIHLCDYTIVNGEYCIKRTEIVEEITKVLLEWGSILKQYFLVTHCDFNSIRAKMFELNNNRALLISGNLPVDEMRKVKLMATSQIDTGNSLLGLDMVVRDENGDILDTNAICTTELYEHHMNAQDRIFKANRPQTIQRSPRPLNKYSHNILLHVNAFVCKFQEDSDLLFTLFDGETHKPISENYVVKWSRTGIARDIDQFDNNRVLFTDLSKADLSIPKMYLVGYAVRVGAMEMKDHDSKRASITTAMLTPSSKKHSQLSISSSGSFNSTEYIMRRPFGVACKDLTPILHKPEDFRGNLDLPFMLCEKDTLDGTLRKLIANKDIGKIDSKMAVTIEVLQGDIKQIKEDFPRLLHTNVPLARKMGFPEVILPGDVRNDLYLTLCGGEFARIAKTSEKNVEVTVYVCNEQGQVVPGVMSIGAGLPPIDEYKSVVYYHDDKPKWLETFKIHVPIDEFKQCHLKFIFKHRSSNEQKDKSEKPFGLSYVKLMQDNGTTILQGQHNLAVYKMDHKKYDKNNANVYMELPATVGELQGAKPSLGGLSLFPKDQLTICVNLCSTKLTQSVSLLGLLNWSAHKETLEESLNALSNVPGEEVVKFLQDILDALFNILVENDDPERYDQLVFMSIIHLIETVSDLKYQHFLTVLDVYINESFSATLAYSKLINVLQKNIREAIEPKEKSADGIEIEERVEVKRLYKTTRYLHYVIKFVIRSRVLFAAINGNSDYDDFANKLHELLEMFIKMIACPTDLLKSEGALLKNLHIIATDLMAVFDEVRLSNVIVNILRQFPPRRLTQSKMGCIKDFVDSKLFLSPDCRAVLLPVFCNHIKDRLESKEEGDTKSDIWQQEKNLSKAAKVLGQLKSDLHTRETTAKQKVNECIVIMNNILRLLYRQDIGKTHNDVRDLMLILLRTIIKTSHALDRENQLVGNLVAIMLGILQRMDEAHYETFVKHLNNRFELQDFIIEILLVFEELVSPHQKPVFSRDWMDMIMHQNTVILRSLQHVSVVIIDHFLNPFEKQVWSNFFQCSIAFLIQSPLQLNDFNDNKRQIIFARYRDIRKDTAQEIRKMWFQLGEHKPKFVPQLVEPILEMSMIPEVELRKATIPIFFDMMQCEYYSSKMLPNSYGDTKRNNSHYKANFNEFETEMIEKLDILIGAGKGDAEYKELFQCILLEMCQAHNTLNIEGTKFVNMVTKLMERLLEYRCIIQDESKENRMACTFSLLQFYSQVNRKEMYIRYVYKLCDLHMEFNNYTEAAFTLKLHTELLQWTDTELSPLLRSHRHMACRTHRELKEALYYEIIEYFDRGMMFECAIDMCKVLAQEYENEIYDYLKLAKLLVKMSQFFEKILKEFRHTSEYFRVCFYGLGFPRFLQNKAFVFRGENYERLSDFCSRILAQHPQAELMQTLELPGEEITQADGQFIQVNKVEPVMNENCNKFEGKMVSSEIVKYFSTNNVQKFQFSRRCESMGGGPDDVRNLWLERVVMTTSFALPGILRWFPVTETKKFKISPIALAIETMKKTNKEIRDLIIEHRNDETLDIKTLSMKITGIVDPAVMGGFSKYENAFLTDDYLEDHIDERHLVDELKDLIASQIPLLEIAITLHKHRAPESLKLFQEHMEQCFADMQANVESKYGKKTCDLKLDRESVIMRRNGSFMPGMFEGNNRLSETSMGSSDSGLSKSTSSTRPQTSSIKSTFASFNFSQSLKI